From the genome of Miscanthus floridulus cultivar M001 chromosome 10, ASM1932011v1, whole genome shotgun sequence, one region includes:
- the LOC136489840 gene encoding BTB/POZ and MATH domain-containing protein 1-like: MAPPKSLINRGIVMEAVAADEKSILLYASRGTRRQRVSEGTGNTDDEDILCVFQPFVLHAPSPASDGGGLVLQLHQHADLFATCACAAANKRVSHIVAESVAGSHVLTMKGYSRINRLIKGDSFMSCAFTLGGCRWSIHSFPDGRGVKNAGWISVYLHLDQSHGIDAYAKFKFSLLDRDGEPVPSFVYVHRGGEIKRRHALEQSPYLRDDCFRIRYDVTVYNEIHREDHATTDRLVAVPPSDMHLHQGRLLAGGEGTTDVSFEVTGETVAVHRCILAARSPVFMAELFGPMKEKTLACVRIEDIEARVFRALLHFVYP, from the exons ATGGCGCCTCCAAAAAGCCTGATTAACAGAGGCATTGTGATGGAGGCGGTCGCCGCCGACGAGAAGAGTATCTTGTTATATGCAAGCCGAG GGACCAGACGACAAAGAGTTAGTGAAGGCACCGGGAACACCGACGACGAGGACATCCTCTGCGTATTTCAG CCGTTCGTTCTCCATGCTCCTTCGCCTGCTAGCGACGGTGGCGGGCTGGTGCTCCAACTCCATCAACACGCCGACCTCTTTGCCACCTGTGCCTGTGCCGCCGCCAACAAGCGCGTCAGCCATATTGTCGCTGAGTCCGTGGCCGGGTCGCACGTGCTGACCATGAAAGGGTACTCCCGGATCAATCGTCTCATCAAGGGCGACTCCTTCATGTCCTGCGCCTTCACCCTCGGAGGATGCCGCTGGTCCATCCACAGCTTCCCCGACGGCCGCGGAGTCAAGAACGCCGGCTGGATATCCGTCTACCTGCACCTCGACCAGAGCCACGGCATCGACGCCTATGCGAAGTTCAAGTTCAGCTTGCTCGACAGGGACGGCGAGCCGGTGCCGTCGTTCGTGTACGTCCACCGCGGCGGCGAGATAAAGAG GAGGCATGCGCTGGAGCAGTCGCCGTACCTGAGAGATGACTGCTTCAGGATTAGATACGACGTCACCGTctacaacgagatccatagagaGGACCATGCGACGACTGATAGACTCGTCGCTGTGCCGCCGTCTGACATGCACCTGCATCAAGGCCGTCTCCTTGCTGGCGGAGAAGGGACGACGGACGTTAGTTTTGAGGTCACTGGGGAGACCGTAGCAGTGCATAGGTGCATACTCGCCGCTCGGTCACCGGTCTTCATGGCAGAGCTCTTTGGCCCGATGAAGGAGAAGACTTTGGCTTGCGTGCGGATTGAGGACATCGAAGCAAGGGTGTTCAGGGCCCTGCTCCACTTCGTCTACCCCTGA
- the LOC136485893 gene encoding uncharacterized protein, with the protein MADFALASVEKIIKAAMAIKKAVQTVRQNEVECREIEELAATIMDILLLLKNTAVMNHPAMHRALAGLERTLNHALKLVTVCQGRNVACRLLGSGDMSRKLRRVKDDILHKTVLGTFATTVRVTMTLTNTVRYGGAHRLLTQTQDAGEVDISYSSHLTTEDSRFGVNNGITMAATGREVHSAPSSRLTEFNLSEFEDAHRFPGTDIIRQEIVIIVQMTCDKSRCNGRC; encoded by the exons ATGGCAGATTTTGCGCTGGCCAGTGTAGAGAAGATCATCAAAGCTGCGATGGCGATCAAGAAGGCTGTACAGACTGTTCGCCAGAACGAGGTGGAGTGCcgagaaatcgaagagcttgccGCCACCATCATGGATATCCTGTTACTGCTGAAGAATACGGCAGTTATGAACCACCCAGCGATGCACCGTGCGCTGGCGGGCCTCGAGAGGACCCTCAATCACGCGCTCAAGCTTGTCACAGTCTGCCAAGGGAGGAACGTTGCATGCCGCCTATTGGGGTCCGGGGACATGTCCAGGAAGCTGCGACGGGTCAAGGATGATATACTGCACAAGACGGTGCTAGGGACCTTTGCCACCACTGTGAGGGTCACCATGACTTTGACAAACACTGTCAGATATGGTGGTGCTCATCGTCTTCTCACACAGACACAG GATGCAGGAGAGGTGGATATCTCATATAGCAGTCATTTGACTACTGAAGACTCTAG ATTTGGAGTTAATAATGGGATAACAATGGCAGCAACAGGAAGAGAGGTGCACAGTGCTCCATCGTCAA GATTAACAGAGTTCAATTTGTCTGAGTTTGAGGACGCGCATCGCTTTCCCGGGACGGACATCATTCGA CAAGAGATCGTGATCATTGTGCAAATGACGTGTGACAAGAGCCGGTGCAATGGGAGGTGCTGA